From the Deinococcus sonorensis KR-87 genome, the window GGGGCGGGCTGGCGTGACTACCTGAACAGCCGCCCGGTTCAGGCGGAGCTGGAGGCCATCGAGCAGGCGCTGCGGCTGGCCCAGGAGACCGGCTGCGCCCTGCACGTGGTGCATGTCAGCAGCGGCGCGGGGGTGGCCCTGATCGCGGAGGCGCGGGCGCAGGGGGTGGACGTGACGGCCGAGACCTGCCCGCACTACCTCGCCTTCACGGACACTGACCTGGAGCGGCTGGGAGCGGTGCTGAAGTGCGCGCCTCCGCTGCGCGACGCCGCCACCCGCGAGACGCTGTGGCAGGCGCTGCTGAGTGGCGCGGTGGACACCATCGGTTCGGATCACTCGCCCAGCAGCCCGGACCTCAAGGACCGTGACAACCCGTTTGCCATCTGGGGCGGCATCGCCGGGGTCCAGAGCACGCTGCCGGTGCTGCTGACCGAAGGGTATGCCCGGCGCGGACTGCCGTTGCCGCAGCTGTCCGCATTGCTGTCCACCACCCCAGCCCGGCGCTTCCGGCTGGCGCGCAAGGGGACGCTGGCGGTAGGGCAGGACGCCGATCTGGTGGCGGTGGACCTGGGCGCCGTCTGGACGCTGGAGGCCGCCCAGCTGCAGCAGCGCTGGCCGCAGACCAGCCCGTACCTGGGCCAGCGGTTCAGCGGTCAGCCGCGCGCCACCTGGCGGCGCGGGCAGCTGATCTGGGACGGCCAGCAGACAGTGGGCCACGCGGGCGGCCAGTTGCTGACGCCCGGCCCGGTATCATGAGCCCATGAACAGTGTGCTTGCTCGTGGCCTGACCATCTTCGGCCTGATCGTGCTGGTGGTGGCGGCGGTGCTGCTCGGGAAGAACGTCTACGACATCAATATCCTGCATGCTGTGGCCATCGCCAACCGCAGCTCGTCGTACTTCAACCCGGTGTTCGAGGTGATGATCGCCACCGGCCTCGCGCTGGTGGCCGGGCTGCTGCTGGGTCTGGGGCTGTCGCGCCTCCGCCGCCGGCAGGCCTAGGCGTCCGGGCGTCAATGTTGACCGCATTACTTTAATCGCCCTTAAAGCTCCTAGCATGGAGCATTCATGGACGCCTCAAACTCAACGAACCCCCCGACGCCGGGCGAGCGATTGCAACAGCTGAACCGGGAGGTGCAGCAACAGCAGCATCGCCTGCAGGAAGCGCGCGCCCGCGAGCATGTGGGCGCGGCCGGCTGGGCACAGACCAGCCTGCTGGAAGACATCATCCGGGCCGGGCGGCAACAGCTGGCCGCCACCGACGCGCTGCGGCAGGTGATGACGTTCACCGATCAGGAGCTGCGCTCCACGCCGCTGGCCGCCGGTCAGGCGGTGCGGCAGGAACAGGAACACACGCTGCGGGAGGTGGTGGCGTCCGGCGATCAGCAGCTGAATGCGGCCCACGCCCTCTCGCGGGTGATTCAGGAGGCGCTGCAGGCTGTGACCGACACGCCGCTGCACGACATCAGCGCGGCCCAGCTGCGGCGGATTCATGGGCGGGTGCAGCAGCAGATCCGGGCGCTGCAGGTGGTCATTGAGGCGGCGCGCGCCCAGAGCAGCACGCTGGAACAGCTGCAGGCGCTCGATGAGGTGAGCGCGGCCTACAGCGAGCAGGTGGCGGCGCTGGACACCCTCAGCGCCGAGGAGGAGCTGAGCCACCTGCAGGAAACGGGAAAACAGGTGGTGGAGCGCATTTCGGAGCTGGAGGACGCCGGTCCCGCGCGTCAGCTGGAAGCGCTGGAGCGCATCGGCAGCGCGGCGGTGCAGCATGTGGGCCACACGGATGCCAGCCCCACCGAGCA encodes:
- the allB gene encoding allantoinase AllB → MLDLIVRGGTVVTPEGAQRLDLGVEGGQIVALEAELSAPARQEQDVSGLHLLPGLVDMHVHFNEPGRAHWEGLRSGSAALVAGGGTVFADMPLNSDPPLLDRPRFQAKLEAARRESLADFALWGGLTPDNLAELPELAGCGVIGFKAFMSGSGIEEFRAADEQTLHDGMQVAARLGLPVAVHAESDELTARLSAGLNRPGAGWRDYLNSRPVQAELEAIEQALRLAQETGCALHVVHVSSGAGVALIAEARAQGVDVTAETCPHYLAFTDTDLERLGAVLKCAPPLRDAATRETLWQALLSGAVDTIGSDHSPSSPDLKDRDNPFAIWGGIAGVQSTLPVLLTEGYARRGLPLPQLSALLSTTPARRFRLARKGTLAVGQDADLVAVDLGAVWTLEAAQLQQRWPQTSPYLGQRFSGQPRATWRRGQLIWDGQQTVGHAGGQLLTPGPVS